The following nucleotide sequence is from Bremerella alba.
GTGCTGGCCATATTTATCGGTTTCGAGATTATCACCAAAGTACCACCGACCCTGCATACACCTTTAATGTCAGGCTCGAACGCGATCTCAGGGATTTCCATTGTCGGGGCGCTGTTATCAACGGCTTTGGGCGCGAACTGGTTCGCGTCGCTTTTAGGCCTATTGGCCATTATTATGGCAACGGTCAATGTCGTGGGCGGCTACATGGTGACTCACCGCATGCTGTCGATGTTCCAAAAGCGATAAAAAGAGATGTCGGAGTGCACGGCCTTTATAGATCGGCTCGTGCCAATGTGGTCGGACTTTAGCAACAAGAAGGAGCAGCCGTGCTCGACTCCCACATCATCGTGAACTTGGTTTACTTGGTCGCCGCCGTCATGTTCATCTTCGGCCTGAAGATGCTTGCCCATCCACGCACGGCCGTTCGCGGCAATATGATCAGCAGCATTGCTATGCTGATTGCGGTCGTCGTCACGGCCTATCTTGTTTTTGCCGATGGAAACGCCACGTGGGCGGGATGGCTGCTCATTGGTATCGGACTGACAATCGGAGGAGCAATCGGAGTCTTCCTGGCGGTGAAGGTCGAGATGACCCAGATGCCGCAACTTGTGGCCCTATTCAATGGATTAGGTGGTGGTGCCTCCGTCTTTGTGGCGAGTGCTGAGCTTCTCGGGCTCACCGATGCAGAAGCAACTCCCGATGTCATGCTGGCGATCGGCATCTCGGGTTTGATCGGAACCGTCACGTTCTGGGGATCGCTAGTGGCCTTCGGAAAGCTGCAAGAGATCGACCTCTTTGAGAAGCCGCTTCCCATTCCCGCACCTCAGGCATTTAACGCCGTTTTAGGGGTCGTGCTTTTGGTTCTCGTTGCCATCATGGCAACGACTGGCATGGGCTGGCCCTTTCTTCTCATTATTCTTTGCGCCACAGCCCTGGGCTTTACGCTTGTCATGCCAATCGGCGGGGCCGACATGCCGGTAGTGATTGCCCTACTTAATAGTTACTCCGGATTGGCTGCCGCAGCGACTGGTTTCGTGATCGATAACAACGTGCTGATCATCTCCGGTTCGCTGGTCGGGGCATCTGGTATTATCCTGACGCAAATCATGTGCAAGGCGATGAATCGTTCGCTGGTCAACGTCTTGTTCGGTACCATGCAGCCGGGCGGCGGACCGGCGGGCTCGGACGACGAACTCTACGCTACCGTACGATCTACTTCAGCGGACGATGTCGCCATGATCCTCGATAACGCTCAGCGGGTCGTATTTGTTCCCGGCTATGGGCTTGCCGTTGCCCAGGCCCAACATGCCGTACGTGACCTGGCTAATCTGTTGCAAGAAAAGGGCGTTGCTGTTGAATATGCAATTCACCCTGTCGCTGGTCGCATGCCAGGACATATGAACGTCCTGCTGGCTGAAGCAGATGTGCCCTACGACCAGCTTCAAGAAATGGATGACATCAATCCAACCTTGGGGCAGGTCGACGTAGCGATTGTCATTGGGGCGAACGATGTCGTAAATCCGCTGGCCAATACCGATCCCAACAGCCCAATTGCCGGCATGCCAATTATTGAAGTCGGCAAGGCTCGCACCGTGATCGTCATTAAACGCAGCCTGAGCCCTGGCTTCGCCAAAATCCCCAACCCCCTATTCGCAGCTGAAAACACGCTCATGTTCTTTTCAGACGGAAAGAAGGCGGTGCTCGATATCGTGACGGCAGTGAAGGAGCTTTAAAGCCAGGCTTACCCTGCTGCTTGCAACTGAAACTCCGATTCATTCCAACTTGGAAGCACCTCTTTCATCCCTTCAATTACACCCCACTGACTGCCGTACCAGCGTTCGACTTGCAGCCAATCCTCCGACGGTATCTCGCGCAGGCAGGCCAACCATCTTCCAGGGTGCGACCCTTCGATCGCGGCGACACTTCGGCAACCCTCCATACTGCGGGCCGAAAGCTCCCCTTCACTGCAGTACTGCCCCCAGGTAATGACCCCCACGCTGGCGCGAACCGAAATCCGGAACAGCCCATCGCAAAGCACGTCCGTCATTTCACGTGTGCCGAGCAATCGATGCCGCGTCGAGAGCCGTTCGAACGCGCAGTTCGCGCTAGGCTCCCATTGATCGCTAGTCGAAAACCAGACCGCAGGCATTCCGCCAGGCGCCCACCGGGGAGTTTGCGCTTTTAATCTTCCGCTTTCAAATATGGCGTCGATATGTCGCCCGGTCGTGTAGTGCCAAAACATGTCCTTACTCCTTAGAAGGTTCACCAAGACTACTGTTCTGATGTTCAGTGACCTTCCGGACACGTTAGGTCACTCGATAGACCGAGACGCGTTAAACAATGGTGAAGCGTTTGGCCGCTACTCGACCGTATCAACGGCACTCTTCCCCCAGGTTGCATAATCGGAGCGCGAGTACGAGAAACTGCGAAGACTAGCTAATGTGTAGCGGCAAGGGTGACGATTCGAAACCTAGGTGGCGATGGATACCACCGCGACAAATGTGTGCCATCGAGGAGGATGGTTAAGCATTTGTCACCCTGGTCACGGATGAAGAAACGATTCCCATTACTTCAGTACGTGGCCCAATCAATGCCCCGACAGATTCCCAAATATTTGCGAGTTCACCGCGAAGAAACGCAAGCCCGTAGCTCTGATAGGCAAGAAGCCTACCCTGGGTTGTCAAATATCTCACAAGCGCTGAAAGGCCTCACGGGATTCGGACTAGCCCTTCGCGAAGATCCTTCCTCCCAAAAGGGGAAACGCATGTCGCAGCAACATGTGACTCGGGGCGGAAAAATGGCCCGGCTTGAACTTCATTCGCACGAGGGTGCCAAGACAAGCACCGCCGATGATCCCGCGATGCTGGAGAATCTCGGCGGAGTGGCTGGCGGGCTAGAATTCCTGCTGGCCGAAATCGACCGACTTCGGGTTGCAGTCCGCCAGCAAGAAGCCGAATTGGCCACACACATTCCGGTCGTGGCGCACCCAGATGTCGACCACCTGGCCGATCGACTCGAGGCAGCTCTAGCATCCGCCGTAGATGTAACCGGCGCATGTGCAGCAGGACTTTACGTGCTGGACGATGCGACGAGCGAACTCAAACTTCGCGCCGCCCACAACCTTCCGCAAAGCAGGCTCCTAGATCCACCGCGGTCACTTGAAGGAAGCCTGGCCGACCTGGAAGCCTTGTCTGGCAACGCGGTCGTCTTGGAAGACACGAAGCTACTTCCTCACTGGCCATGCCCCGAAGACTTCCCGTCTGCTGCTTGCATTCCCGTGGCTACGTCGACGACCCCCTTGGGTACGCTGTGGATCTTTGCAGACGACTCTCGTGATTTCAGCGATCGTGAAACCAATCTTCTGGAGATCATCGCTGGCAAACTGGCCGTTGACCTGGAACGCGATCAGCTGATCGCCGAACGTCGCTCGACGCAGAAGCTCGCTCGACAGAAGAATCAAATCGCCGATCGCCAAAAGGCCCAACTTCCCAATGTGAAACCCTTAGTCGAAGGCTGGGACGTTTCGGCCTGGACTCAGCAGGGCAAAGAAATGGGAGGTGACTTCCACGACTGGGCGGTCATCGAGGACGGCAAGCTGGCAATTTTCGTCGGTGATGCGATGGACGACAACTTCGACGCGGTGATGACGTCCACCAGTCTGGCGACTGCCGTGAAAGCCAATTGCCGGATTGCCCACACGGCCGAGGTCATGCTCGATCGGGTGAATCGAACCTTTTGGGCGGCATCGGCTGGCGATCATTTCGCTTCGCTTGCCTACGCCATCTTCGACCCAATGCTCGGCACGATGGAAGCCGGCTCGTGTGGTCACGTACAGGGATTTGCCTTTAAGCAAAACTCGGTTAGGCCGCTATGGAATAACTCGTGGCCCTTGGGAAGTGGCCCTGAAGTCGAACCAGAACTGGCAACTTCGATGCTTCAACCCGGCGAGGTCATGGCCCTGCTCTCTTCCGGACTGATTGAAACATTCCGGGAACTTGATGGCAATAACTGGCAGACGAAGTTCTGCGATCTGGTGGTACGCCACCTTGACCTGCCTTCTGATCGGATCCTGCGGGCAGTTCAAGAGCGACTCAATCGAGCGGCCATATCAATCTCGCTCGATAAAACGCTGGTTT
It contains:
- a CDS encoding NAD(P)(+) transhydrogenase (Re/Si-specific) subunit beta, which gives rise to MLDSHIIVNLVYLVAAVMFIFGLKMLAHPRTAVRGNMISSIAMLIAVVVTAYLVFADGNATWAGWLLIGIGLTIGGAIGVFLAVKVEMTQMPQLVALFNGLGGGASVFVASAELLGLTDAEATPDVMLAIGISGLIGTVTFWGSLVAFGKLQEIDLFEKPLPIPAPQAFNAVLGVVLLVLVAIMATTGMGWPFLLIILCATALGFTLVMPIGGADMPVVIALLNSYSGLAAAATGFVIDNNVLIISGSLVGASGIILTQIMCKAMNRSLVNVLFGTMQPGGGPAGSDDELYATVRSTSADDVAMILDNAQRVVFVPGYGLAVAQAQHAVRDLANLLQEKGVAVEYAIHPVAGRMPGHMNVLLAEADVPYDQLQEMDDINPTLGQVDVAIVIGANDVVNPLANTDPNSPIAGMPIIEVGKARTVIVIKRSLSPGFAKIPNPLFAAENTLMFFSDGKKAVLDIVTAVKEL
- a CDS encoding PP2C family protein-serine/threonine phosphatase, giving the protein MSQQHVTRGGKMARLELHSHEGAKTSTADDPAMLENLGGVAGGLEFLLAEIDRLRVAVRQQEAELATHIPVVAHPDVDHLADRLEAALASAVDVTGACAAGLYVLDDATSELKLRAAHNLPQSRLLDPPRSLEGSLADLEALSGNAVVLEDTKLLPHWPCPEDFPSAACIPVATSTTPLGTLWIFADDSRDFSDRETNLLEIIAGKLAVDLERDQLIAERRSTQKLARQKNQIADRQKAQLPNVKPLVEGWDVSAWTQQGKEMGGDFHDWAVIEDGKLAIFVGDAMDDNFDAVMTSTSLATAVKANCRIAHTAEVMLDRVNRTFWAASAGDHFASLAYAIFDPMLGTMEAGSCGHVQGFAFKQNSVRPLWNNSWPLGSGPEVEPELATSMLQPGEVMALLSSGLIETFRELDGNNWQTKFCDLVVRHLDLPSDRILRAVQERLNRAAISISLDKTLVFVKRKEDN